A single region of the Nicotiana sylvestris chromosome 6, ASM39365v2, whole genome shotgun sequence genome encodes:
- the LOC104210375 gene encoding serine/threonine-protein kinase AGC1-7-like: protein MSSKPKPIELPQMSNMPFEDTCQARKGSESTETSSSSTTPLKPHTGGDVRWDAINSATGRGGSPLGLSNFRLLKRLGYGDIGSVYLVELRGTNAYFAMKVMDKGSLASRNKLLRAETEREILGLLDHPFLPTLYSHFETDKFYCLVMEFCSGGNLHTLRQKQPNKHFTEEAARFYASEVLLALEYLHMLGIVYRDLKPENVLVRDEGHIMLSDFDLSLRCSVNPTLVKSSSVHGGGNASSGGGILDNDNAVQGCMQPSNFFPRNILPTKKNRKSKSDFGLFVGGSLPELMAEPTNVRSMSFVGTHEYLAPEIIRGEGHGSAVDWWTFGIFLYELLHGTTPFKGSGNRATLFNVVGQPLRFPETPQVSAIARDLIRGLLVKEPHKRIAYKRGATEIKQHPFFEGVNWALVRCAVPPSIPEPVDFTQYASKEASAHYSDKKMPETESHDKNKSTFTDSSYIDFEYF, encoded by the exons ATGAGCAATATGCCATTTGAAGATACATGTCAAGCGAGGAAAGGTAGTGAGAGCACAGAGACTAGTTCCAGTAGTACTACACCCCTAAAGCCACACACTGGTGGTGACGTTAGATGGGATGCGATTAATTCAGCTACTGGGAGAGGAGGATCTCCTCTTGGTCTTAGCAATTTTCGGTTGTTGAAGCGACTTGGATATGGAGATATTGGAAGTGTGTACCTTGTTGAACTCAGGGGAACCAACGCCTACTTTGCCATGAAAGTGATGGATAAAGGATCTCTTGCAAGTAGAAATAAATTGCTGCGAGCTGAAACGGAGAGGGAGATTCTTGGTCTTCTTGACCACCCATTCTTGCCAACTTTATATTCTCACTTTGAGACTGACAAATTCTATTGCTTAGTCATGGAGTTTTGCAGTGGAGGTAACCTTCATACCCTCCGCCAAAAACAGCCCAATAAGCATTTTACTGAGGAGGCTGCTAG ATTTTATGCATCAGAGGTGTTGTTGGCACTTGAATATCTGCATATGCTAGGAATTGTATACAGGGATCTTAAGCCAGAAAATGTACTAGTGAGAGATGAGGGTCATATTATGCTGTCTGATTTCGACCTGTCTCTCCGTTGCTCTGTCAATCCAACTCTTGTCAAGTCTTCATCTGTACATGGAGGTGGCAATGCAAGCAGTGGAGGCGGCATTTTAGATAATGACAATGCAGTCCAAGGTTGTATGCAGCCCTCAAATTTTTTCCCTCGTAACATTCTTCCTACAAAAAAGAATCGAAAGTCTAAATCAGATTTCGGGCTATTTGTGGGAGGATCACTTCCTGAGCTTATGGCAGAGCCTACTAATGTGCGATCCATGTCCTTCGTTGGCACTCATGAGTACTTGGCCCCTGAGATAATTCGCGGAGAAGGTCATGGTAGTGCAGTCGATTGGTGGACTTTTGGTATATTCTTATATGAACTTTTGCACGGGACAACCCCTTTTAAAGGTTCTGGCAATCGCGCCACACTGTTCAATGTAGTCGGGCAGCCTTTGAGATTCCCAGAAACTCCGCAAGTGAGTGCTATTGCGCGAGATCTTATAAGGGGGCTACTCGTGAAGGAGCCACACAAGAGAATTGCATATAAAAGAGGTGCTACTGAAATTAAACAGCACCCTTTTTTTGAAGGTGTTAATTGGGCTTTGGTCAGATGTGCTGTTCCTCCCTCTATACCCGAACCTGTGGACTTCACCCAGTATGCAAGTAAAGAAGCATCAGCTCATTATTCAGATAAGAAGATGCCAGAAACTGAAAGTCATGATAAAAACAAAAGCACTTTTACTGATTCTTCATATATTGACTTTGAGTACTTCTAG